The sequence TGCTCCAAATGGTGCCGGAGCTTGTTCGCCATTTACGTCATCAGTTCCAGTATGTCGTGGTCGATGAATACCAAGACACGAACGATGTGCAGTACGAACTTTTGAAATTGCTCATCAATCCAGAAACGAAGAATGTGACGGTGGTGGGCGATGACGACCAAAGTATTTACGGCTGGCGTGGCGCGAACATCAAGATTATTCGCAATTTCCACCGCGATTTCGCTCCGGTGACGATTGTAAAGCTGGAACGCAATTACCGCTCGACTGCAAATATTGTGAAGGGCGCGGGTTCTGTGATTGCGCATAACGTCCGCCCTGCAGAAATGCAGAAGAACGTTTTTTCCAAGGAAGAAGAGGGCGAACTCATTCATGTGCGCTATTTCGAGGATGACCGTTCCGAAGCATCGAATATTGCAAAGGCTATTGCGCAAGCTGGTCCTGATTTTTATGCAAAAACGGCTGTATTCTACCGCACGAATGCACAGTCCCGTGTGCTCGAAAAGGCTCTCAACGACTTGCGAATTCCGTCGGTGATTTTTGGCGGCACAAGATTCTGGGACCGCAAGGAAATCAAGGATATTTTGGCGTACTTGCGCGTGCTCGCAAATGAAAAAGACGATGCCGCCTACTTGCGTGTGATTAACACTCCGCCGCGTGCTATTGGCAAGACGACTGTCGAAGGCGTTCTTGCAAAAGTGAAAGCGGGCGAGGGCTCGTTATGGGATAACCTCTTGGCCGAGGCTAATGGCACAAGTCGTGGCGCTCCAAAGCTTAAAGGCTTTACTGACCTTGTGATTCGCTGGAAAAACATGATGAATTCTGGCGAAACGCCGCTCCCGATTCTTGCCGAAACGATTATCAACGAAACGGGCTATAAAGATTTCTTGCGCAAAGAAGATGAAGTCACCGCCGACGAACGTATTGCAAACTTGGACGAAATGATTAACGCTATTCGCGAATTTGACGAAGATCATCCGGGCGCAACGCTTGATGCGTTCTTGCAGGATATTTCACTTTTGACGGATGGCGACAAAAAGGTCGATACGTCGAAGGGCCTTGTGACGCTCATGACAATCCACATGGCGAAGGGCCTTGAATTTAATACGGTTCACCTTGCAGGCTGCGATGATGAAATCTTCCCGCTGGTGCGCGGAACGTCAATGCTTTCGATGGCCGAAATTAACGAGCAGATGGAAGAAGAACGCCGCTTGTTCTACGTGGGTTGCACCCGTGCTGAAAAGAAACTTTATCTGTACCATGCGGAACGTAGGTTTTTCCAAGGCAACATCCGTCCATTTGCTCCGTCCCGATTCCTTAGAGAATTGGATCCGTCTGTTGTGGACTTTACGCCGTGTTTGAATACGCGTCCGGGCGTGCCTGATTTTGTAGGCAATACGCGCTCCAAGCCTTCATATGGTTCGTCGAATTTTGGTTCCCGTCCGTCTTATGGTTCGTCAGGATCTTATGGAAGTTCGCGTTCGTCTGGCTCTT is a genomic window of Fibrobacter succinogenes containing:
- a CDS encoding ATP-dependent helicase, whose amino-acid sequence is MANIVDGSVLDRELNPEQAAAAKKINGPMLILAGAGSGKTRCITYKIAHLVSFHNVESNRVLAVTFTNKAAREMKDRIQKLLNNRLPFMWMGTFHSVCLKLLKLCLAKDFVIQALGGKWFDANFSIYDDDDQKRILKEILKDDLGDDYDAAELKKVHGAISRYKNTILYKGDKATLQTPDIAMLNAEFADQERNARYYAAYQKKLSESNAMDFDDLLFNTVKMLQMVPELVRHLRHQFQYVVVDEYQDTNDVQYELLKLLINPETKNVTVVGDDDQSIYGWRGANIKIIRNFHRDFAPVTIVKLERNYRSTANIVKGAGSVIAHNVRPAEMQKNVFSKEEEGELIHVRYFEDDRSEASNIAKAIAQAGPDFYAKTAVFYRTNAQSRVLEKALNDLRIPSVIFGGTRFWDRKEIKDILAYLRVLANEKDDAAYLRVINTPPRAIGKTTVEGVLAKVKAGEGSLWDNLLAEANGTSRGAPKLKGFTDLVIRWKNMMNSGETPLPILAETIINETGYKDFLRKEDEVTADERIANLDEMINAIREFDEDHPGATLDAFLQDISLLTDGDKKVDTSKGLVTLMTIHMAKGLEFNTVHLAGCDDEIFPLVRGTSMLSMAEINEQMEEERRLFYVGCTRAEKKLYLYHAERRFFQGNIRPFAPSRFLRELDPSVVDFTPCLNTRPGVPDFVGNTRSKPSYGSSNFGSRPSYGSSGSYGSSRSSGSYGGNSYGSRSGSGSYGGSSYGSYGSRPAAVPASIKKNDKHIVYRNPIKVASPKPAAPSGPKVVYDEYSQVANQNPYQAGVRVRHSKYGNGVIMKAYGSGDNARVDVRFDRENINRTIILKYAALEVIG